CCGGCCCGGCATTTCTTCTCCATCATAAGCGGTGATGGATTTCAGCGGGAGCGGGACCAGTTTACCCTACAGACATTCCAATTCCTGCTGGGCACGGGATGGATGTTTCGCTAATCGAGGAGGATTGAACCATGCTAGCCAAACAGTTGCTGATGGTCATGCTTTTATACTTGGCCCTGCCAATGGGGTTTCCGGCCAGCAGCCTTGATGCGCGTCCGGCCGGGCCGGACAGCTCGAAAGCTGCCTTCAAGGAGTTGCTGTTGAGCACCGTCATTGCGGAGGCCTATTTGGCTCCCTACACTTTCATCTGGGGGGTGACGCTCGGGGGGAGCGCAATTACCCAGGACGAAGGGCCTGAGCGGGCCACCGCCACCTGGATCGGGATATCGCTCGCCGGCCTGGGTCTGGGCTGGTTCATGACAGATCAGATCGCAAAGGAGTACGTGACCATCCTGCGGACAGCTTCCCAGCGGGCAGAACCGGGCAGCTGGAGGTTTTACCGGCTCGTCGGTGCCGGAGTGAGCACGGCAAGCATCATTGATTTTGAAGCGGAGAGCATCTACACGGGAGAACAGAGCTCGCCGCAATGGACGGCCGGCACGGCCGAGGTGAATACGGCGACCACCTTTCCTGCTTTGGGTTACCGGATCGGTGGGAGCGGTGGGCGCTGGGGCGGTGAATTTGAGGCTTCGCTGGTATCGCATCACACCAAGGAGCAGACGGTCACTTACGACGCCGAGGGCTACGTCGTGGTACCTGGAATCGGCCGTGTGCCCATCGAAATAGGCTCCGTGGATATTCCGGACCGGTTCCTGATGCTCCACTCGCTGTCAATGGGCGCCACCTTCTACGCCTGGCTGCCCAAAGTGATTGTGCGCCCCTATGTGGGCCTCGGCGGGCGGCTCCTGCTGAACAGTGTCCAGTCCCAATACCCCGGACCTGCCAATCTGACACTGGAGGAGGGCAGTCTTGCGCTGGATTCAATGACCTTGGGATGGGGTCTCCATGCCCTTTTCGGGGTCAGGGCACCGCTGGCGGACAAGAAATTCCTGTATGCCGAGTTCCGTCCGGCCCGGCACTATTTCGCCTATGAGAGCGGGAGTGGATTCTTACAGGAGCGGGACAATTTCACCCTGCAGATCTTCGAGTTCCAGTTGGGCCTGGGGTTCTATTTGAATTAGCCCCAGGCAGTCGCATCAAATTACGAATTTGTAGCCAACGGCATGGGCAGTAAGCAGATGCGAAGGTTTGGAGGGCTGATCTTCAATCTTTTTACGCAGTGACAGGATAAAGTTATCAACTGTCCGGGTATTGGGATAAACCTCATAGCCCCATACTTCGTTCAGCAGAGCGTTACGCGTAACGACTTCACCCTCATGCTCGATGAGAAATTTCAGCACATCGAATTCCCTCGCAGACAGGGCTAGTTTCTGATCTCCCTTGGTTGCTTCCTGCGCGCGGAAATCGATATGCACATCAGCGAACGACACCTCATCGATCTGCTTTCGAAGCCGGGCCGGCCGCCGTAGAATCGCCCTGATGCGGGCATTCAGCTCCCGCACGCTGAACGGCTTTGTCATGTAGTCATCAGCTCCCAGCTCCAAACCCAGGATTTTATCGATCTCTTCCTTCTTACTTGTAAGCATTAAGATGGGAGTCTCGTTGCCCTCAGCCCGGAGGTCTCGACAAATCTCGGCTCCATTTTTTCCCGGAAGTATCAGATCCAGAAGGATTAGATCGCAGGGCTCCGTTTTAGCCAGCCGGAAGCCCTCATCTCCATCCGCGGCTGAGACCACCTCGTAATGCTCCGCAATAAAGTTTTCCCTTAGCCCCTTGAGGATTGCCGGGTCGTCTTCAATGATGAGTATCCGGTTAATCTTTCTGCTCCATTGGAAATAACAGCGTAAACGTGCTGCCCGCGCCAGGCTCACTTTCCAGTTCGATGCTGCCCCGGTGCGCCGCCATCGTGTGGCTCACCAGAGGAAGGCCCAATCCAGTGCCTGAGCCTCGACGGACATCGTCCTTTGCACTGCGATAAAACGGCTCAAATATGGCTTTCCTATCGGACTCATCAATTCCGATGCCCTTGTCCGCCACTGAGACT
The Candidatus Neomarinimicrobiota bacterium DNA segment above includes these coding regions:
- a CDS encoding response regulator transcription factor; this encodes MNRILIIEDDPAILKGLRENFIAEHYEVVSAADGDEGFRLAKTEPCDLILLDLILPGKNGAEICRDLRAEGNETPILMLTSKKEEIDKILGLELGADDYMTKPFSVRELNARIRAILRRPARLRKQIDEVSFADVHIDFRAQEATKGDQKLALSAREFDVLKFLIEHEGEVVTRNALLNEVWGYEVYPNTRTVDNFILSLRKKIEDQPSKPSHLLTAHAVGYKFVI